The DNA sequence CTCCGCCCCGGCGGGGCCCTTTGTGTGGAGATTGGCATCGGGCAGGCCGAGCTGGTGGAAGAAATCTTGCTGGGGCATGATTACTGCAACATTGGGTTCGCCCGTGATCTGGGCGGCATCCAGCGTGTGGTTTGGGGCTTTCGCCCCGCATGAGTTGGGGCGTTGAAAAAGCAGGAGGCTGAAAAAATCGGTATGAACGGTGCTTCATACACAGGTGGGGAAAGCAAGGAATGAAAAAAGCGCTGCGAGCCGTTGGCTCCTATTTTCGAATAACAGACCGGTGGCTTTTGTTCTTTTGGGTAACGGCCTCCGGCTTATCCATGCTGTTTTTAGCGGGGATCTATAATTCCAATATGGTGAGTTCCTCCACACTGGTCACACAGGGTGCCGGGATTCTGCTGGGTCTTACAGCGGCTATAGTGATTTCTAAGTTGGATTATCACCTGCTGCTCAAGCTGTGGAAGCTTTATTTGCCCCTTTGCTTGTTTCTGATTCTGCTGACAGCTCTTGTGGGTACAGTCCGTGGGGATAATCAGGCATGGCTGATGATTCCCATTGGTGGAGGCAGAGAGGTTTCTCTCCAGCCTTCAGAGCTGTTAAAGATCTCGTTCATCACCACCTTTTCCATGCATTTGGCTAAGGTGAAGGATCAGCTCAACAAACCGCTGAATTTGCTGCTTCTTTGTGCCCATGGGGGAATCCACATTCTGCTGATTCATTTGCAAGGGGATGATGGTTCCGCCCTAATCTTCGTGTTTATATTTGTCATTATGTTGTTTGTGGCCGGTATTGGCTATCGATACATTTTGGGCGCAGTGGTGGCACTGGCGGTGATAGCACCTGTTTTCTGGTTTAAAATAATGAAACCGGATCAAAAAATGAGGGTTCTTTCAGTTCTTTACCCGGAGCAGGCCAGCGCCGATTATCTTTATCAGCAGCTGCGGGGGCGGATGTCTCTTGGCTCGGGCGGTGTGCAGGGTACCGGTATTTTCGCAGGCAAGCACTTGCCTGTGCCAGAAATCTATAACGATTTTATCTTTTCTTTCATTGGGGAATCCGCCGGTTTTATCGGGTGCCTTGGGGTAATCGCTCTGCTCACGGCTATTTGCCTGAAAATCCTTTACAACAGCAGCATTGCCAGTGATGATACAGGCCGCTTTATTTGCGTAGGTGTGGCGGCTATGATTTTAGGGCAGATGATCATCAATTTGGGGATGTGCCTGAGCCTGCTGCCGGTGATTGGGGTTACCCTGCCCTTGTTCTCTGCTGGCGGCACCTCGGTGGTTACTCTGTATCTGGGGCTGGGACTGGTGCTCAGCGTTTATTGCGGCCGACGAACCGGCCTGTTCTCGGAGTAATAACCTTTCTTTGATAAAGGAAAGTCTATAAATAAAAAACCACGCTGCTTCAATGAAAAGCAGCGTGGTTTTTTGCTCGATAGGAGATTCCGTTTATAGGCTTGCCAGCCCTGCCTCCAGCATGGACTGTGCCGCCAGCAGCACACCGATTTTACCGGAGGGATAGGTCAGCCCCCCCTGCATCCAAGCGGCGTAAGGCTCCCGCATGGGGCCATCGGCAGAAAGCTCGATAGAAGCCCCCATATGGAAGGCCCCAGCGGCCATAATCACCGGGCTGTCATAGCCGGGCATATCCCAAGCCTCAGGGGTTACAAAGGCATCAATGGGCGCACCCAGCTGGATTCCCCGGCAAAAGGCCGAAAGGCCCTGGGGTGACCCGGTCACAACGGTTTGAATGATATCCGCTCTCGGTTCGCCTGCTTCGGGCAGAACCCGGTAGCCCAGCGCCTGCATCATCCCGGCGGCCAGCACCGCCGTTTTCAAAGCGGAGGCCACCACGGTAGGCGCAAAGAACAGCCCCATGTACATATTCTTGCTTTCCCCCAGCGAGCAGCCCACCTCCCGGCCCACGCCGGGGGAGGTCATGCGGTGGGCGCAAAGCTCCACCAAATCGTGGCGGCCTGCAATATAGCCCCCGGTCTGGGCGATGCCGCCTCCGGGGTTTTTGATGAGAGAGCCCATCATCAGATCGGCCCCCACCATAGTCGGTTCGATGGTCTGGACAAATTCGCCGTAGCAGTTATCCACCACCACTAAGGCCGCCGGGTTGGCCGCCTTGACCGCCTTGGCAATCTTTTCAATTTCCTCCACAAAGAGGGAAGGGCGCAGGGTATAGCCCCGGGAACGCTGGATATAGGCCATCTTTACACCCTTGACAGCTTCAGGAATAGCGGCAAAATCCACCGAACCATCCTCCAGAAGCTCCAGCTGGCGGTAGTGGATGCCAAACTCCTTGAGAGAGCCTACATTTTCCCCGGTGAGCACTGCATCCAGTGTGTCGTAGGGCTTGCCGGTGAGAGAAAGCATCACATCCCCCGGACGCAGAACCCCAAACAGGGCTGTGGCAATGGCGTTGGTGCCGGAGACAAAGTTGTGGCGGATGATGCTGTCTTCCGCCCCCATGAGCTGGGCAAAAACCTTTTCCAGCGTATCCCGGCCCCGGTCGCCGTAGCCGTAGCCGGTGGTTCCCGCAAAATGGCTTTCGCTGACCCGGTGGTCGGAAAAAGCCTTTTGCACCTTCCAGCTGTTATACTGGGCGATGCGATCGATGCGGTCAAAGCTTTCCCGCTGTTCCTGTTCCACCCTTTGGACCAAAGCCTCCAGAGCGGGGTCTATGTTAAAAAAATC is a window from the Oscillospiraceae bacterium MB08-C2-2 genome containing:
- a CDS encoding FtsW/RodA/SpoVE family cell cycle protein; translation: MKKALRAVGSYFRITDRWLLFFWVTASGLSMLFLAGIYNSNMVSSSTLVTQGAGILLGLTAAIVISKLDYHLLLKLWKLYLPLCLFLILLTALVGTVRGDNQAWLMIPIGGGREVSLQPSELLKISFITTFSMHLAKVKDQLNKPLNLLLLCAHGGIHILLIHLQGDDGSALIFVFIFVIMLFVAGIGYRYILGAVVALAVIAPVFWFKIMKPDQKMRVLSVLYPEQASADYLYQQLRGRMSLGSGGVQGTGIFAGKHLPVPEIYNDFIFSFIGESAGFIGCLGVIALLTAICLKILYNSSIASDDTGRFICVGVAAMILGQMIINLGMCLSLLPVIGVTLPLFSAGGTSVVTLYLGLGLVLSVYCGRRTGLFSE
- a CDS encoding methionine gamma-lyase family protein, with amino-acid sequence MKQDFFNIDPALEALVQRVEQEQRESFDRIDRIAQYNSWKVQKAFSDHRVSESHFAGTTGYGYGDRGRDTLEKVFAQLMGAEDSIIRHNFVSGTNAIATALFGVLRPGDVMLSLTGKPYDTLDAVLTGENVGSLKEFGIHYRQLELLEDGSVDFAAIPEAVKGVKMAYIQRSRGYTLRPSLFVEEIEKIAKAVKAANPAALVVVDNCYGEFVQTIEPTMVGADLMMGSLIKNPGGGIAQTGGYIAGRHDLVELCAHRMTSPGVGREVGCSLGESKNMYMGLFFAPTVVASALKTAVLAAGMMQALGYRVLPEAGEPRADIIQTVVTGSPQGLSAFCRGIQLGAPIDAFVTPEAWDMPGYDSPVIMAAGAFHMGASIELSADGPMREPYAAWMQGGLTYPSGKIGVLLAAQSMLEAGLASL